The genomic stretch tacaagtgagaagtttagctagctataaaaccaggtttaatccaccgttttctataACATGCCTGTACCTCGTTCGAACCCAAAACAATCATTAACCGAGTTATTTATATTAGACATACTGTCTTGATATTTGTGTATTTGTCTAAACTTCACTAACCTTCGCTAGAGTCAATTAAGCATCGTTATCCTGGCAAATATTTCTTCGGTAAACCAAACCACATGCGTTCGGCGAATAAACCTCTTCCTTATATATGTATACGTGCATTTGGAAATTCaatacatttattgttttttttcaaatccaagGATGGGGAAATAACGAAAACCAATGTGTAGGAATTAAGCAAAATAAAGAATGATTTAGATAAACTATTTAAAGAACAATAACACccacacaaacaaacaataaaaatggtGAAGAAAAATTATAATTAAGTGGACACAAAAAGATCAAATGTCTGCCTaaatacaaaatatgaatatACACATAAAATGGTACAATGGGTAAAATATTGGGGAAATAGTAGTACTTTCTTGATTAAGAAACAAAAGTTCGTTGAAGAAAATATTATGGTGGTATTTGATTATCTAGTATTTCATATCAAAgctaatattcaaattttaacataGATCTCTAATGGCTTCTTTTGTGAGTATAACCCAAGGAAACTAAACtatattcattaaatatgaataaaactggAGAGGGAAATTATATGGTAAATATTCATGAATCTATTATttctatcaaaattgaaatgaaaattaaataatggaaaataaaacagtcagatgaGAAAATTATTCAGACACTACTTTCTTTAGTTCAACTGTATATACCGATGACTGTTTTATGCATAGAAAGAGACGCACATTCTGCCTTAGCACTCGATGTATTTTCTTTTGGAGTTTTAACGATTTCTTTTTGGTACCATAAATTGTCCATTCCTCGTTGATTAACGAGATTTTAACATCGATAAACCACTGTTGCCTTAATATGATACACTGAATATtgtccactgctggtggatggtATCTCTCCGACGCTATAACCGGCATAGTAGTAAGCACTTTTGTCTTGACAGGAATTAGCATGATAATTATGGTCATAGTTATGAATTACCTGTTTACAAACATTGAATTTTCGAAAAAGTAAGGATGTTTTATCTGAGGAATATATGATTAAGGCTTTATTTGACAAATCTTTTCGGAATTGtaagtcctcaatgctcttcgttTTCGTATTTTATAtgacctttatattttttttttgtatttgagtgTCAGTTGTGAGTCAACGACACGAGCATACAATATTTGTATcctggtaactatgatgagttaAATTAAAACATACTATCCCTTTTTTCTTTACATTGAACTCCTTTATATATGGGTACAATATGAAGTTGATCATAATAAATTTACACCAGTTGACAACACGTAAAATAAGGTGAtaaatatattaagatatatgGACACTTTTACTTCGTTTTGAATTTAGcagaaagttgtcttattggcaaccaTACAACATTTTCTTATTGTTATATAGTTGGGTCTTAAATCAttggacaaacagacaaaagacTATATATTCTAAGTAGATTTCAAAATAAAGTCTACCAAATTGTGAATGTGGATGTCCATTAGAGGATTCGATTCATTTTCCCTTTGAATATCCAATCAACGTAAATTTTAGAAACCAGgggtcggtttcacaaaaaaacttacgcaTAAGATTGGTCTTCAGTCCTGAACAAACCAGTATACTTATGATTAATCTtaatcgtaagtttttttgtgaaatcttTGAAAATAACCACGGTTagttactatttaaaaaaaacgcaTTGTATTTGGAACAGAAGAAACTAGTATTAAACAAATCACAATCCTTTctaaaaatacatatatgtagCTTAAAACCGCTGCATTTGTTTACACCTGTTCTAAGTcaagaacctgatgttcagtagctgtcgtttgttgatgtggtttatacatgtttttcgtttttgatataagattatactgtcagttttctcgtttgaatggttttacagtagtcATTTGTTGGAGCTCTTCATAGCTTActgctcggtgtgagccaaaaCACCGTGTCGAggaccgtactttaacctataatggatTTATTTTACgatttgtgacttggatgaagagttgtctcattggcactcataccacatcttcttatacctatatatatatacgccATACAAAACGATTCCTTGATTAATATTGCTGTTTATCAAAATATTCTCGTATCCAAATGTTATTGTGGAAAAAAAAGTAGGGCAAAATGTAATCAAACTGAAAAGTTAAAAATGATTCATTAACAACTATTACATTATAAGTTACTCATAGACACAGATCGAAAATCCCAGAAAAAACTATGGTGGTATGCTATGTGACACATTACAActaatttaatgaaacttattaTCTCTTTAATTTATTGCATATATACTATGcataatataattgttttataataatataacatatacGGCAGATGTTGTTGgcatttttaaacaagaaaataaattcAGACACTTATTGATGGGTTACATGCGTCATtggttataaaatatttaatgatacaTATTGGTGGATGCATATTGATGTTTCATTAGATATAGGTATATGCTTATTATCAGATAAGGTATTCAATTATCTGTTTTCAAATCAGAGGGAATAATATGAAAGGTGATAGTCAATACAAAAGCATTGACCGAATAAGATAGGATTTTCACATATTTTAGACATTCAAATTGTTGGATAAGTTATATACCTGTCTTCTTAAAAAAACCCAGAACATTCCCAATCTTACTACTATCTATAGAACCAAAGTCACCCTATTAtagttaaagttatttttttctctaaaatattCAGTTTTTTGGTGTCTCTTCAAGTTTTATATTTTGATCTTGTGAGTGTAACACAGTTTAGTAAGTGAAAGCCTTGTAGTTTTCTCCGAAAAGCTCGTCTGGGTGAATTGACCATTCATCAGGAACGCCTCAAACCACAAAATGTGTGAATCAGGGATGATAAATACTTTAAATACATCAATAGCTTTATTACCTAAGGAGACaaaataatcaatttttatagacttcatatttttatgaaatgatcagaccaatttttttaaaatgataaaaaataaaataatactgatCACAAGTCCACCAATAGAAATCCATAGTAGTATCGTGTCGAGTGCCTTAGAAACATCTTTCCAGGAAACATCTGAGTCGGCAGACATGTTGTCTTTtctattaaaattagaaaattgcTGTATCTTTTCATCGGTACAGAAAGGTCTAACGTCGTTTATTTGTTTCTGATTTGATGAACATTTACAGAAACATACTATTCGCTTTAAGTAGGACGGAACATGGTGTTTGTCATCTTTATAATGAAGTCTTAACCCCAACATTGTAATCAGACAAATTACAGCACTGAAAACGAGGTCTGACATTAAAAAATAACTAAGTAACGACATTGGTTCGGATGTTTTCGGTAGATTATCCCCGGTCAGTGTCATAAACACAGCTATTGCTAATAACACAGTAATAGAATATGATACTCTTTCTCCCGATTCCGGCGGTAAAATGAACACACAACAATTTAACGCCATTAAGAACATAACCGGAAGTACAATATTGACTACAAAAAAGGCAGGGCGTCTTTCCATTGTTACCGATAGATCAATGACAGACATACCAGTAGATGTACTATCTACTGCAGAAGTTGAAGAAATTTGCCATGTTCCATGTTCTGAATAAAATcccattttaaaattagtaagcGGTGATTGCAGTAGAATTTCATTGGGCCACGTTCCCCATGACATCAGGGTAATAAAACAAGTTTGTTGATCAAAAGGGAAATATGTGACGTCAACACTACACGAACTGCTCAAAATTTCACCTGGTGACCAATATGCAAATCCGTTGGGATAATATCTGACCGTCATGAAGTCCTTTCCAAGTTGGTCAATTTTGCTGAAAGGATTAATACTTAACAAAGTTGGTTTCCACACTACATTCTGTGAGAAAAGCATCGTGTACGTATAATTATAATCTGAAGGATTCCATGACATTCTTGAATCAACCCATGTGACTTCGAAAAATCCAATCACTGCGAATTTGCCATCTACTTCGTCAAATTCCTGAATGGCGACTAAATTGAAAGTTACATTGACATTAGTAGGTACAAACTGGTTGTCGCCTGGTCTTACTTCAGAATTGTAGTTCTGTAATAACGTTGTATGTAAGTTACTAACATCGTTCATCGAAGAGCAGGATACATGTATCACAGTTTTGAGCATAAGTgtaaataatatttgaaaagctgtCCTCATCTTATGGTCTTTTGATcactgaaacataaaaaaaacccagttaaatgattataaaaaaagtaCCATGGTAATGGTAATGTAAACATTTTGAATTATGAATCTAAGCTATCGCAAAAGAATTTTAACCACAAAATGCTTAACAAAGCTACAAAAGTTTACAATCGGAGACGAAGAAATGGATATTTGTTGTAGAGTGAGCGCAGCGGACGTGTTAAAAATAGCTTTATATTGTGTTGAGCAGCTGAAACGGATGATACAGACAGACTTATGTTCGATTATACACGGAAAAAAATATCCCCACCAAAACCAAGCAACAGTCAACAGTTCTGCATCAATCTGCTGGATAAAGATATTCAGAGGTTaccaaaatatttcataaataactaatgtcaaaaaagatattttataaaacGGCAATTTATATGAATAAAGTGAAACTGAATCTtcaattgagataaaaaaaaaaaaaaaaaaaaaagacgacaaAAGATTTGGTcggtattaaattaaaaaaaaattgtccaaaaCAACTAACTACCTGGAAGGTATTAATAAACTATACGAAACagataaacataaatataactcATGGGTTATGCTGcagttttacaaataattgtaTGAGTTtcaaaaatttcacaaatttacaTTAAGAGCATTAAccaaaaaatatcaatacaaGTACTTTAGAGTACTttcaaacaataataaaattaaaattaatacgATATCCTTTGTTCATTCAAAACGTAATGAAAATGAGACAGTCATTTTAgatgattaaaacaaatatacgCCAGTAACTTAATGCTTACGTATACCTTTGTGGGCTTTATTTACCAGAGAACCTAGCTACTTATTTTTGGAAATTTGATAATCTTACGCCTAATACATCACATAAAATCTTCAATTATGTTATTCACTTACACATAAGTTCATGTTATTTAGAGTAAGCCAATATAAATAACACTATAATTACTAGTGTTGTGATAAAGCATTTTAAAAGGACACCAAATTATTGTCTTTAAGCAACTCGTAATGTAATTTAAAATGAACTTAATGaagtttcatttttttgaaagttCAAACTAAAGTTTACGTACTGTCATTTCAGTTTTTaagtaaacaaaatgaatattaTAATAAGTATTTAACTAGTATATAgaacgaaattcataacagtgtggtcgacagtaaaacgtttattagtaattgtactgaaaagtttacctttaacttgtttgtcgtgggcgatgattttatgctcactcagtctatcggaggccttcaagtggggatttaaatactagtaatcatttgttacacattttgatacataaaatgaaactttcttttcacatatcatttaaggaatttattttaaataattgttataccatcacttacaacagtttcacttttaagaatattaatgtccagagctgatatcaataaataataataaaaaaaaaaaggtttattcatggtaaaaaaaaccaaaaaaacttttaagttaatagggacccgcgttatttcagaaaacatcttattgattaagagaacaaaaacttctacgttgtgatcatttaagagtggccttctatttattcaatgctaaccatgtgggctttgtttttttttatatatataccataaatcgattcgttcattcagatatttgtcagtttgccttggctcttcaagtccaacacacaacttctcacgaaattggtatttttcttacaaaaatgacatccatgtgatgtattcttttcatggagaatgaatgttgcaccttattttatttgttatcggtttttttttgtgtatcattgacgtataagacaacctaaatcttctttattcaaatttaaaacatacgagatggcaattatgacacaaaataactaaattaaacttacagcagaagaaagataatgaacatcgcttttatagtcttctaaatatcgaagacgcgtggtctttttaaaaatgatgtaaatttataaaggaaacaacaaacaaaatagttcgaatatttatattggaaaaagtaacggtgtgtaaattataacaattattttatttcaatgaaaatcaaactgttgcATTTTTTCCGCTGCgagaaaatttttaattttggtcgcattttgaaaatcaataaatcttgtattcttgttggaagctgcattgtgtagtttatacccgtttttttttcaatgccacacaaatccaacacagacaaaaaaaaatggtaggttcaagaaataattgatgcaaactatactttattgtagttttaacatgggtaggcattatattcgtgattatttttgcccgagcgatatcgaaaaactattataaaaagtgtcctagttcagtgaaaatgtacgtcatacttatttcctaaacaaataaataaacaaacattaattaacatacaacactaccaaaggccagagactccttacttgtatgattttgtaaaaaaatgcatctttttaaaacagtcgaaaacaaaattgtctgtccaatggaaaagtcgaagcccaaaaaagattaacagtgcattatagaaacatacaagctggttgcaaaagttgacgacaagatctattttataacttgagtatggcctaatactattaacctgaaataaatatatttatagcaattcccttgatacgaaagatctacatgttgccttgggctttttttttttcttctttttttttttgctctttggttgggtttttgtctcaatgacaattcaatttatattcttatcatagatataactgcatgttaaaataagaatatgaagtgtgataggccatcagacacattctttccagggaccaacaggcgttatcaagctataggtccccgtatggccttcgaccattagaaaaatacacactttatagaatgaaagctccaagaggtcttgggatgaaaaaaacaaacataaaagatgagcgagaaaaaaaaataggataccgcatggaaattggaaaatggtccgcaacattaatttagtcaactcacttagttgaaattaaagacctggcgaattttagccttttgcaatggatgtgatgtatgtttaaaaaaaaatcatggtttgtttggacatttttataaatcaagtcttgtttttaaattatttgcaagtaagttttaagtcatgaacaaataatcactcacagaaagacgtcaaatccatcaacaaaagaaaaaaattaatagacgaccgacatcgcacagaatatcatgtatgtgttccggaccatatgagtatttggaccatacgcatatatcatgaccataagggtatactaatatggtccaaccatacacgtatggtccaaatactcataaggtccagaacatattttatttgcgatcacaaatgcacgaagacgtccatttctatgtaaattgggtcgatttttttatatagataagatgaatgcgtttctgttgccaagtgtttttcacaagtatagtagcagtatagcagaacggtttaagtttcctatatacaccaaatgatacattttgccaatacaataac from Mytilus edulis chromosome 7, xbMytEdul2.2, whole genome shotgun sequence encodes the following:
- the LOC139529907 gene encoding neuronal acetylcholine receptor subunit alpha-7-like, whose protein sequence is MRTAFQILFTLMLKTVIHVSCSSMNDVSNLHTTLLQNYNSEVRPGDNQFVPTNVNVTFNLVAIQEFDEVDGKFAVIGFFEVTWVDSRMSWNPSDYNYTYTMLFSQNVVWKPTLLSINPFSKIDQLGKDFMTVRYYPNGFAYWSPGEILSSSCSVDVTYFPFDQQTCFITLMSWGTWPNEILLQSPLTNFKMGFYSEHGTWQISSTSAVDSTSTGMSVIDLSVTMERRPAFFVVNIVLPVMFLMALNCCVFILPPESGERVSYSITVLLAIAVFMTLTGDNLPKTSEPMSLLSYFLMSDLVFSAVICLITMLGLRLHYKDDKHHVPSYLKRIVCFCKCSSNQKQINDVRPFCTDEKIQQFSNFNRKDNMSADSDVSWKDVSKALDTILLWISIGGLVISIILFFIILKKLV